From Pseudomonadota bacterium, the proteins below share one genomic window:
- a CDS encoding DUF494 domain-containing protein has product MKEDVLDVLMYLFEAYLDADPQPEPDRDALRGELEKAGFGRLEIDHALEWLDGLSEERADEGAHPVTDRAIRVFSDEECERLDVHCRGYLLYLEHVGILSAAQRELTIDRIMALGSEVDVEQIKWVVLLVLFTQPGQEVAYARMEDLIFEEGTAIVH; this is encoded by the coding sequence ATGAAGGAAGACGTGCTCGACGTCCTGATGTATCTGTTTGAGGCCTATCTCGACGCCGACCCCCAGCCGGAACCCGACCGCGATGCGTTGCGCGGCGAGTTGGAAAAGGCCGGCTTCGGGCGTCTGGAGATCGACCACGCCCTCGAATGGCTCGACGGCCTCAGTGAGGAGAGAGCCGACGAGGGGGCGCACCCCGTCACCGATCGCGCCATTCGCGTCTTCAGTGACGAGGAGTGTGAGCGCCTGGACGTGCATTGCCGCGGCTACCTCCTTTACCTAGAGCACGTTGGCATCCTCTCCGCCGCCCAGCGCGAGCTCACCATCGACCGCATCATGGCCCTCGGCAGCGAGGTCGATGTGGAGCAGATCAAGTGGGTCGTGCTGCTCGTCCTGTTCACCCAGCCGGGCCAAGAAGTGGCCTACGCGCGGATGGAGGACTTGATTTTCGAAGAGGGAAC